GGGCGACAACCGTCACCCATAAACTCCCGGTCTGTTCGTAAAGCGCACCGAGAAACAAACTGATGAGCACAACCATCAGAAACAAAAACCATTTTTCCAAATAGCGCACATGCAGCACAGCAAAAATGACGCTTGCCGCTCCAAGCCCCCAATGCGTCTGCACAACACCGCGAAACAGCCATTCTTCCGTCACAGCGATGAGCGCACATAAAAAAAAGAGATGCGGAATCGAGCGGCCGCGGAATATTTTTTCGTTCACCCCGCCGTCGTCATGCCAATCATCCGGCAAATAGCGCATGGCCAAAAAATCGACCGCCAGCACGAGCGCCGCCCCGCCCGCTCCGTATAGCAGCACATCGGTGAGATCGAACCGCCAAAGCCGGCGCCACTCCGCCCAATCGAACAAAAAGAGCGAACAGCCGCCGGCGGCAAGAAGCAGCAACCCTTGCGTTACATAAAGATGAAAAAGCAGCTCGCGCTCTGTCATCTGCCGGATTTGTTCACTTTGCCGTTTCATTCGTCCGCCCCCCCGCCAAAAAGCATGTCCCACAACTCCTCGCGCCAATGGCGAACCGGCGCCTCCTCCGGACGGCGGACGGCTCGTTCATAGCCGTCAAGCGAAAGCCCGCAGCGATCGCAGCAGACATTCTGCTGATCCGTCAGCTCCTCGCCAAACGCGCGGACAAGCGCTTGACGCCGGCACGAAGACAAGTGCACCCATTCATCCATTTCCTGCAGTTTTTTCCGCTTCCAGCGCCGCCGCGCCTCGATGGCGGCTGCCATCCTGCCGTACAGCCGCTCTTTCGCCTCCGCTGTCAGCCAACCAGGCATCGCCCGTTGTTCCCGTTCTAAAAAATACGCCAACAGCCGCTTTTGTACGTCGGTGAATCCGGCAGCCTCGAGCGTCGCCATCGCCGCTTCCCATCCGGCTCCTTCCGGCAGCCGCCAACACCACTCACGCAGCTCGCGCGGACTTAACAGCTCGGCCTCCGCCACCGCCTGGGCCATGGCCCGGTCGCCGTCCGCATAAAATAACACAGCAAGGCTTGGCGCTCCGTCGCGCCCCGCGCGCCCGATTTCCTGCACGTACGCCTCGAGCTGGGCCGGCATATGAAAATGAAGCACAAATCGGACGTTTTCTTTGTTCACGCCCATGCCGAATGCGCTTGTACAACATACGATGTCAAGCTGACCGTAGACAAATTGCTGCTGCACGAGCAGCCGTTGCTCCCCGTCCATGCCGGCATGGTAATAGGCGACCCGCCCCGCGCCGCACTGTTCGAGCCGGCGCGCCATCTCTTCCGCCCATTGACGGCTCGAAAAATAAATGATTCCCGGGCCTTCGAGACGCTTGGCATAATCGGCCAAGCGCGCCGCTTTGTCCTCCGTTGATGAACAATGCTCCACGCACAAGGCGATGTTCGGGCGATCGACGGAATGAATATGGCGGCGGGCGCCATCCATCCCGAGCGTGCGAATAATATCCTCCTGCACCTCGGGCGGCGCCGTCGCCGTCAACGCCAAACACGGCGGGGCCCCGAGCGCGCGCCGGATCTCCCCAAGCTTTAAAAAGTCCGGGCGAAAGTCATATCCCCATTGAGAAATGCAGTGCGCTTCATCGACGACAAAAAGCGAAATGCATACGCGCCGAAGCGCCGTTAAAAATTTTGCCGACTGCAGCATCTCCGGCGACGCGTAAATAAAGCGAAACTCCGCAAGCGAAGCGAGCGCCTGCCATTTTTCTTCGGCATCAAGCAGGCTGTGAAAAGCAATCACTCGCTTTTCCCCGCGCCGGCGCAACTGCTCGACTTGGTCCTCCATGAGCGACACAAGCGGCGAAACGATCAGCACACTGCCTTGAAGCAAATACGCTGGCAGCTGATAGCAAAGCGACTTGCCGCTTCCGGTCGGCAGCATCGCCAGCACGTCGCGCCCAGCAAGCACATCTTCCGCCACTTCCCGCTGACCCGGGCGGAATGAAGCATGTCCGAACTTCATGCGCAGCGTTTTCGTCAACTCGTCCAACGTCCCACTTCCTTTGCCAACACGAGCCGAATTTCGAAATAGCTGACTTTGCCATCAAGCGCCTCGCGAATCTCTTTCAATTTCCTCGTCCTAAGCGCCTGCGCCGCCGCTCGAATGGCCGCCGCCTTTTCATCGTCGACAAACGGGGCGATCGAAAAACCGGACACATTGGCAGCGATTTCGACAACGTGATCCTCAATCGTGCTTCGCTTCAAGCGGCGAAGATTGGAAATATCTTCTATCGTTTTTCCTTTCCGCAGCCATTCGTACGTTTTTTGCGCCGATTGTGTCAGCACCGCCGGCGCCAGTCCGCTCATCAATTCGGCCATCATCGGAACGCGTCCAGCCTCAGCTTCCGCCATGATGTAATGAAGCACGTTGCGGAATTGAAACTGCACGTAGAGCGCGTCCTTTTGCAAATAGGCCGCGATTTGCTCCATCGTCCAGCCGATGCGGACCGCGCTCGTCAAACGCAGCGTAAAGATCACCGCCGCCTCCTCCGAAACCGCTTCAAGCAGCCGGATGAGCTCTTGATACAGCGTCTCGGCCAACATTTGGCGCGATCCTTTTGCAAGCAAATATTGCTTCACCCATTGAAGCGTCCGCTCGTCGCGGCAAATCGGTGCAAAACGCCGCCCATAGACGAGGTTTGACAATGTCTGCCCGATCAAGGAAAGACGCTGCCAAAACAGCGGTTCCGCCTCATGATAGCGCCAGCCGTTCAGATGGCGGGGGAAAAGCGCTGCTTGCTCGGCAAGCCATTCTTCCCCTGCCGCGGTCAACGTGTATGTCCGCTGTTTCGCGGATAAAGCGAGTCGCTGTTCGACAAGCGCCATTGCCGCTTCCTCGAGCGCCGCCAGCGTCACATTCTTCCATGTGCCAAACAGCGGCTCAAGCTGAAACCATTTGCTGTCTTGGAGCGTCTGCGCCGATTTTTTTCCCGAAAATAAATGATACACCGCCGCCAGCGTCCGTTCGCCGTTGAAGCGGCGCAAGCAATGGGCGAGCAAAAATGAGGCATAGCCATGCCGCATCCTGCGTTCCTCCCTCGCCTCTATTGTAGCAAAAATCGCCCAACCGGTCGGCAGAAAAAATCGATCGGTTGACAGTTCCGCCATATGATAACAAAACTAAATAAGATGCATATGTGTAAAAATACAAGAGAGCGATTTTTTTGTTGAAAAGCCGGCCGTACGGTCTTATTATTAAAAGTGAAAAGTTCATTTCCGAGCAGGCAACACGGAGATGGCCCGTCCGTTTCCAATAAACTTGGGGAGGTTCGATTTTTATGCCAAAGTATACGATTGTGGATAAAGAGACTTGCATCGCCTGCGGAGCTTGCGGCGCCGCCGCTCCCGACATTTACGACTACGACGAGGACGGCATTGCCTACGTCACCCTTGATGACAACCAAGGCATCGTCGAAGTGCCGGAGATTTTGATTGACGATATGATGGACGCCTTCGAAGGCTGTCCGACTGAATCGATCAAAGTTGCTGACGAGCCGTTTGACGGCGATCCGAATAAATTCGACTGACATTCCCCCTCTTGCCTTGCCGGCAAGAGGGTTTTTTGATGCAAGCGTGAAATCACAAGTGGCGCATCTTGAACGAACGTGCTACAATAAGATTGGCTTGTCCGCCGCGCCTGCTGGGTGGACAAGTTTTCATGTATACATAACCAACAAAGGAGGAACGGGTTATGGCATTCGAAAATAAAATTGTCGAAGCGTTTATCGAAATTCCAACCGGGAGCCAAAACAAATACGAATTCGACAAAGAACGGGGCATTTTCAAGCTCGACCGCGTCCTATATTCACCGATGTTTTATCCGGCTGAATACGGCTATTTGCAAAATACGTTGGCGCTGGATGGCGACCCGCTCGACATTTTGGTCATCACGACAAACCCGACGTTCCCGGGCTGCGTCATCGACACGCGCGTCATCGGCTATTTGAACATGGTCGACAGCGGCGAAGAAGATGCGAAATTGATCGGCGTTCCGGTCGAAGATCCGCGCTTTGACGAAGTGAGATCGATTGAAGACCTCCCGCAGCACAAACTGAAAGAAATCGCCCACTTCTTTGAACGCTACAAAGACTTGCAAGGGAAACGGACGGAAATCGGCACATGGGAGGGGCCGGAAGCAGCCGCCAAATTGATCGACGAATGCATCGCCCGCTACAACGAACAGAAAAACAAGTAATCCGTCCAACATCTCATTTCACCAGACGCCGTTTTTCTATTTCCGAACAATTTTGCCCATGTCGTTTGATATGGGCGCTTTTCTTTTTCAAACCCCGAACATTCCTGCTCAAAAAAACGTTTTCATTGGTATGACTTCTTTTTCCCCCATTGACAGAAACCGCTTTCGCATGTTAAATTATCAGAAATTTAACATCCTTGAAACAGAAAGGGGCACCCACTGTGTTTCGCGTACTCGTTTCCGACGCCATCAGTGAAGAAGGTTTGGCGCCGCTCTGCGCATCGGCGCAGATCGACATCGTGCAAAAGAAAACAACCGAAGCGGAAGAGGAATTGCACACCTTTGACGCTTTGCTCGTGCGCAGCGCCACCAAAGTGACGGAAGAACTATTGGAAAAAATGCCGAACTTAAAAATTATCGGCCGCGCCGGGGTGGGCGTCGACAACATTGATGTCGATGCAGCGACGAAACGCGGCATCGTCGTCATTAACGCGCCAAACGGCAATACGATTTCGGCCGCTGAGCATACCTTTGCCATGATGGCCGCCCTCGTCCGACGCATCCCGCAGGCGCACATTTCCGTCAAATCGAGGGAGTGGAACCGCTCGGCGTTTGTCGGCAACGAGCTGTTTGGCAAAAAATTGGGCATCATCGGCTTCGGCCGCATCGGCTCGGAAGTCGCCAAACGGGCGCGCGCCTTTGGCATGAGCGTGCACGTGTACGACCCATTTTTAACGAAAGAACGCGCCGAAAAACTCGGCGTCTCGATTCACTCGCTTGACGAAGTGCTGGCCGTGGCTGACATCATCACCGTTCATACGCCGCTCACGAAAGAAACGCGCGGGTTGCTTGGCACGGAAAACTTGGCGAAAACGAAAAAGGGCGTCTATTTGATCAACTGCGCCCGCGGCGGCATCATCGACGAACAGGCGCTCATCCCGTTCTTGGAAAGCGGGCATGTCGCCGGCGTCGCCCTCGACGTCTTTGAACAAGAGCCGCCAGGGGATCATCCGCTTTTAGCGTTTGACAATGTGATCGTTACGCCGCATTTAGGGGCGTCGACCGTCGAAGCGCAGCTGAACGTCGCCACCCAAGTCGCGGAAGAGCTGCTCCACTTTTTTGAAGGGCGGCCCGTCACCTCATCGATCAACTTGCCGGCGTTGTCGAAAGACGTCTATGAAAAAATTCAAGCATTCTATCATTTAGGCCGGAAGCTCGGCTTGATTGCATCGCAGTTTATGAACATCCCGGTGCAAGAGCTGTCGGTCACCTACGCCGGCACGGTCGCTGATCTGGAGACGACGTACATCACCCGCAGCCTGCTCGCCGGCTTCCTGCGGCCGCGCGTCGCCTCAACCGTCAACGAGGTGAACGCCGCCATGGTCGCCAAAGAGCGCGGCATCACATACGGCGAAAAATTTTCCGATGAAACGCACGGCTATGCGAACTGCATTTCGCTCACCGTCCATGGCGAAAACAAAACGTTCACCATCAAAGGGACGCACGTGCCGAACTACGGCGACCGCATCGTCCATTTTGACGGCGTCGCCATCGACTTTGCCCCGGAAGGCCATCTCCTGTATATCCAGCACCAAGACCGGCCGGGGATGATCGGCAAAGTCGGGAACGTGCTTGGGGCGCACGATGTCAACATCGCCACCATGCAAGTCGGCCGCCAAGAAGCGGGGGGCAAGGCGATGATGATCTTATCGCTTGACAAACCGGTTGATGATGAGGTATTGCAGGCGTTGGCGCAAATTGATGACATCGAAACGGTGAAGCGGCTCGAAGCGTAACCACCCGCTTCTGCGGGCAGATCATACAAAAAACGCAGGCCTTCCCAGAAAGGAGCCTGCGTTTTTCGTTCGAGCAAGCCCCACAGCAGCCATTCGCATCGTATAGTTCCCTCTTGCGAAAAGGCGATGATCATGACCCAAAAGGTTGTTTTTCCTTAAACCAAACACAATGCATCGTTTCTTCATGATTGTTTTACGCCTACATACTAAGAAAGGGTGTCCCGATCCTTTTGGGACACCCTCGTGTTTTGTCAGTTCCGTTCAGCCGAGCGGCACCGCCTTCCGCTCGCCTTTCGAGAACGTCATCAGCTCGGTGTAGCCGACACTGCGGGCGAGTTCCACCGCCTTGTCAAAATCGGCGCCGACATGCTCAGGCACGTGCGCGTCGGACGACAACACAATCGGAATGCCTTTGTCATAGCACATTTGGAGCAGGCGCGGATCCGGATACAGTTCGCCAACCGGCTTGCGCAGCCCGGCGGTGCTGATTTCGACGCACGTTTTCGAATTGGCGAGCGCTGTTGTCGCCCGGTCGTATTGTTCAAGCAAAAATTCCTCATCTTCCGGGACGTATTTAAAAATTTTCACCAAATCGAGGTGGCCGATAATGTCAAACAAATTCGACTCGGCGAGCGTCACGACTTGATCGAAATATTTGCGGTATGTATCGTACAAATCGCGCCGTTCCCACTCGTGGCGATATTCGGCTAAGTCGATGCCGAAATCGTCGACCCAATGGATCGAACCGATGACATAGTCAAACTCGTATGAGCGGATAAAGGCGGCCATTTCCTCGTGTTTGCCCGGCGTATAATCCATTTCGATCGACATTTTCACATCGAGGCCCGCATCCCACGCTTCGTGGAACAGCCGGACATAATCGTCCATATCGTAGCAGCGGCGCGCGTCGACCCACGGGTTGGACAAAATGTTTTTCGTTTGGTAAAAATGGTACGCGTGCTCGGAAATGCCGAAATGCTGGATGCCTTTTTTGACCGCTGCATCCGTGAACTGGCGCAAATAATCAAGCGTCAACGCCCCTCGTTCCAAATGGTTATGATAATCGGTCAACATCGGTGTTTCTCCTCTCCTGCTGTTTTTCTCATTATAACGCATTACCGCAAGAAAGGACAACCGTTTTGCGAATATTCATCCAATCATCCGTTGGCGCCGACAAGAAACAACAGTCCGACGCATACCGCCACACCAGCCACCGCCAAGAGGCGTCTCATCACATCGCCCATTTCCATCCCTCCTTGCCTATGTCGCACCATATATGTCTTATGTCAAAACGAACGCCGATAGAACGGCCTCGCGTCGACATTACCAAAAATTTGACACTCCGCACGGCTAAAGCCGTGGGATTCTTGGGTCGCTCACGTCCTCATCCATTTCTGGTTCAGACCACGCCCAAGATCAGGGGTGTGTCATCACCCCGTCCCATCGGGTTAGAATGTACCCCGATGGGCGGCGCACCTGTGACCAGTGCGCTAGGTTAGGCGGCGAAGCCCGAAATCGCTTTGGCGATGTTGATGGCGCCATTCAAGTCGGCGTGGAGGGTGTATCCGCACTTTTGGCATCGGAAGCGGATGCCGTTTCGATTTGCTTTCTCTCGATGCCCGCATCGGCATGCTTGGCTCGTGTAGGTCGGCTTCACCCACTCCACCCGAATGCCCGCCATTTCCGCTTTATAGGCGATCATCGTTTGCAGTTGATGAAACGCCCAAGCATGAAGGCTTCGCCCCGCTTCTTTTGCGGAAGTTGCTCGTTTCCGAATCCCCGTCAACTCTTCCATCCGAATCACGCCAACACCGTTGGCGAGCGCAAAATTCACGATTTGACGGCTGATTTTGTGATTTTGATCCTTCATCCAGCGGGACTCTTTACGGCCGATTTTGCGAATCATATGGAGCTTCTTGGCTTTTCCTAATCTCCTTCGCAAAGCCGCATATCGTCGGCGTACAAAGGCGCATTGGTTCCCTTTGAAAAACAGTGATTTCGTTCCCACGCTGGCAACGGCGATATAACGAAGTCCCAAATCAACGCCCATTACCTTCGTTTCTTCCCGTTGTTGGACTTCAACTGTGATCGCAACAGCCAAGTACCATTTCTTTCTCTTTTTGTAGAGCTTGGCTGCCCCTTGTTTGGCGGTTCCGTTAAGCAGCCGATTCAGCCATGCTTCTTGATAGGGACGCGTGACCACCGGCACACCGACTCGCTTCTCTAATGTTGGGAATGAAACGGTGTAGAACTCTCCTTTCTTTTCCACCTTCACGTTTTGATTGTTAAAGCAACACCATAATGTTCGAAACTTCTTTGTTTTCTGGTTTTTCTTTTGGGACTTCACTTCTCGAATCGTTTGATTCACGACGGCGGAAGGAAATCGTTGTGACGAAAACGCTTTAAAAATTTTACTCGTCGCTTGATTCAGTTCTGGATGATCCAACAGCCAATTCGCAAACTCTGTGTTCACTTCTGTCATCCGTTCATACATTTCCTGTTTGACTTTCGTTGGGTTGTGCAGTTCCAGCCTTAGTGTGATCGTCGGCATGGGTTCACCCCCTTTTCTTTTGAGATTCCACATAATGTTTGATGGTTTCGCTTGATCCATTCCCTGCTGTACTCACGAAGAAAGAGCGTGTCCAAAGACTTGGCAGATGAGACAAGTGTTGAAATTCTTCCCTTCATCGTCGGGAAGTCACTCCTTTCACTTTTGCCATCATATCTGATGGAGAATCAGAAGGGAGGCCATTCAAGAACAAATGACAATGATCAGGCATCACTTCCATCGCAAGGATGACCCCATCATTCTCTTGGCAAATTTCTTCTACTAACTGCCTGAATCGCTCTTCCACTTTGTTCACTAACACGTTTCTTCGATAACGCGGGCAAAAAACAAAATGATAGTGAATCAACGATACAGTTGTTTTCGTTCTTCGATATTTTTGTTCCATATTATTAATTGTATCAGTTTAATGGTCATACTCAAACAATTAAAGATAAAAAATGGTTGCTCTAAGCAATCCCATGAAGAGATTACCGAGCAACGCCGTCTTTCATCCCACGATTCAAACCGTGGGCTTTCAGACGGCATTTTCTGTAACAAAATGATACCGTCTAAAAACCGCTAAGAGCTCACGCTGGCGGCTACGGGCCGGTTGCCAGCAACGCGGCGTTCGGTCCGGCCGGCACGTTGATCGGCTTCCCAAGCGGATACGGGCCAAGAGTCGATAACCCGCTCGATTCGAATGTGACGTCAAGCAGCCCAAACTCTTTCGCCGTCAGCAGCACGGCCTCCGCCATGCTCGCCGCTTCTTCCGCGCTTGGTCGAGCGGACAAATGAAGCCGGACCGTAGCATGGCGCGCATCGACATCGACCGAATCAACTTCCACCCCTGGTGGAATGGCCGGCTCAAGCCCGTGGATCGTCGATTTTTTCATCTGCTGCAGCGCCTCAGGAAACGAGCGGGCGCTGCCTAGCGCCGGGATGAGCACCGGATAGCCGAAGGAGGAGGAGCGGTTTTGATAATACATTCGCTTCTGCTCATTGATTTTTGTCGTTTTTAGACGACCCAACACTGGCAAATCGAGCCCCTCCTCCTCCCCAGTGAAAAAGCGGATGCTTCGCCCGCCCATCTGCCGCACTGTTTCCATGACCGCGTCGAAAAAGAGGCGCTGTTCCTCATGGCTGGCGGCAAACACGCGATGGCTCGCTGGAACGCGAACAACCCATACGCGCCCATCGCCTGCCGCCGGGGCCATCTTCACACCGTCGAGCCACGCGGACGCCTCACGCAACGGGGAACGGGCAAGCTCACCGAGCGCCGCGGACAGCCGTTCTTTCGGCGCAAAACGGCCAGGAAGGGGAACAACCACTGGCACCACTTGGCCGATTCGCTCATCGGGCAAGGCAATCACCACTGCATTCGCCGGTTCGCTGGCGGCCATCATCGCTTTTGGGTGAGAGGAAGCGCCATCCGCCTCTAGCGTCTGAACAGGGGATGAGGAAGCCTCGTTTTTGTCCGAACGTGTTGGAACGATAAAATGCGGACCGGCATAAACCGCCAATGCAAGCACGGCCGCCGATGCAACCGCTGGGAGCCAACGCCGCTTCCAGCGCGCCATCCGCTGAGCGCGCACCAGCCGGACATACACTTCTTCTTTCGTGCGCCGGTCTTTGATGACGGGCAACTGTTCAAGGCCATGTTCAATGCATCGCTCATTCCAATTGAGCTTTTTCACACCGCCACCCCTCCTGTTTTGCCTCTTCCTCCATATATTGCTTGAGCGCCTTTAGTGCGCGGTGCTGCGTTGTTTTCACTTTACTTTCCGTCCAGCCGAGCGCTTCCGCCGTTTCCGCGATCGACAGCGACTGGATGAATCGAAGGACGAGCACAAGCCGCTGATCAACCGTGCAGCGCGCCAAACCACGGTACATAAGCTGAATTTCCTCTTTTTGAATCGCCATTTCCTCAGGAATCGGCTCGTCGGCGCCGATTTGTTCCTCGCTCCATTCCGCCGAACCAGCCCATTGGCGTCGGCGTTTTTGCTTGCGAAAAAAATCAATGGCCACATGGCGCGCAATGGACAGCAGCCACGTTTTTTCGCTGCACTGCCCTTTAAATCGTTTGTATGAGCGCAGCACTCTGACGTACACTTCCTGAACCAAATCTTCGGCCTGCTCTCGATTCCGCACCATGTAGAATAAAAAATTAAACAAATCATGATGGTACTTTTCATACAACTGTTCAAAGACGGGGTCCATCGCTTCTCTCCCCCTATCTCCTCCATGGACCACGACAAAAAAATCCCATTATCTTCATGATAACGGGTCCGAGCGAAAAAGGGAATGATTTTTTCACCAAAAGCAGCCGGCTTTTACCACTCGACGTGCAGTGGAAAAAAGAGAGAGCCGGCTTGCTTTTTGATTTCACGTTCGCCATCTGGATCATAACTGACAAGCACCGACGTCGCCGGGCCGCCGGAGGAAAAGAGCGGAAGCGGGCATGCGCAGGCCCGCCCTTGGCGGCCGTTAGCGGCTAACAGCTGTGTCCATTCGTAATAAATACCTTTCGAGCCGATGGGAATCAATTCGTAAATGTATGGTGTGCGGAGAAGCGCGGCAAACAGCGGAAGCGGCGCAACCCATTCCGGATGCGAAAGCACGGCCGAGCCGACGAGAGGACGGCCGATGACGGCAAACTTCGCCTCTTCGGGCGTGATGCCGATTCGTTTCCGTTCGTTGGCCACCGTCCCGATGGCCGTCACTCCAAGCGCCGACTGCACGGTGGGAAAATTCGATTCCGTGCTGCCGGTGATCGGGAGATCGATCCCCAGCTCGCGGCACGTTCTCCTGACACCGCGGCAAAGAGCTTCCCACCGGTCATCAGCGATGAAGTTTTGCAGCACGACGACCCTCGCTTCCGCTCCGACGCTCAACAGCTCCATCAAGGCAACGCGGGCGGAAAAATACGCAACAACATCCACCGGGACGGACACCACATCACCCGGCTTGTCCCCGACCGCCGCCGAACCGTCGGCCGCAACGGCGAGCTCCATGCCGTCGGCAAACGGAAGGAAAAGCACATCACGCATGCGGCGCCTCCACCCCCGCTTTCGCCGCCAACCGGACGACAACCGGCATGACGGCCAAAGCGATCAACACGTTGACCGCCGCGGCTGCCGAAAGCGGCGGAATGACGGCAAAAACAAACGGCCAGCCGAACGAAACGGCAAGCGGCAACGGCGCCAAAAACGCATTGCCGATGAAAAAGACGACAGCGCTGCCGATTTTCCATCCCCGCCGATGCAGCACGGCGAACAGGGCGCCAAGCCCCGCCATTTCAAGAGCGACAAACCAATGAACTGGGCCGAGCGGAAAACCGCCGATCAACGCCGAAACCAAATGCCCAAGCCCAGCGACCGCCGCTCCGGCGCGCGGGCCAAGAACCCCGGCGGCGACAAGCGCCGGTGCGCTGTCCAAAGCGATGCTGCCGACAAACGTCGGCAGCTTGATGAACGATCCGATCGCCGAAAGCGCCAAACAAACGGCCGTCCAAGCCAAGCGGCGGTTCATTGTTTCTCCTCCTTGTCGCGGAACACA
Above is a window of Geobacillus thermoleovorans DNA encoding:
- a CDS encoding ECF transporter S component; translation: MNRRLAWTAVCLALSAIGSFIKLPTFVGSIALDSAPALVAAGVLGPRAGAAVAGLGHLVSALIGGFPLGPVHWFVALEMAGLGALFAVLHRRGWKIGSAVVFFIGNAFLAPLPLAVSFGWPFVFAVIPPLSAAAAVNVLIALAVMPVVVRLAAKAGVEAPHA